From Bos javanicus breed banteng chromosome 5, ARS-OSU_banteng_1.0, whole genome shotgun sequence, the proteins below share one genomic window:
- the LOC133248921 gene encoding olfactory receptor 9K2-like gives MGDRETCNHSEVTDFILVGFRVHPELHILLFLLFLLVYTMILLGNIGMMVIIMFDPRLNTPMYFFLGNLSFIDLFYSSVIAPKAMINFWSESKSISYAGCVTEFFLFGLFIVTEGFLLAAMAYDRFIAICNPLLYTVQMSTHLCVQLVAGSYFCGCITSVLHTSMTFALSFCASQTIDHFYCDTRPLQRLSCSDLFTLKMVSFTFSGLIVFPTIIVIIVSYLYIVSTGLKIPSTEGRQKAFSTCSSHLGVVSVLYGAVSFMYLTPDTFPELSKVASLCYTLLTPMLNPLIYSLRNKDVKEALYKLVEKKSTIL, from the coding sequence ATGGGTGACAGGGAAACATGCAACCACTCAGAAGTGACTGACTTCATTCTTGTAGGCTTCAGGGTCCACCCAGAGCTGCacattctcctttttctcctattTCTGCTTGTCTATACCATGATCCTTCTCGGGAACATAGGCATGATGGTCATTATCATGTTTGATCCCCGGCTGAACACACCAATGTATTTCTTCTTAGGCAACCTCTCCTTCATCGACCTCTTCTATTCTTCTGTTATTGCACCCAAGGCTATGATCAACTTCTGGTCTGAGAGCAAGTCCATCTCCTATGCAGGCTGTGTGACTGAGTTCTTTCTCTTTGGCCTCTTCATTGTGACCGAGGGGTTTCTCCTGGCAGCCATGGCTTATGACCGCTTCATTGCCATCTGTAATCCTCTCCTCTACACTGTCCAGATGTCAACACATCTCTGTGTTCAGTTGGTGGCTGGTTCCTATTTTTGTGGCTGCATCACCTCAGTTCTTCATACCAGCATGACATTTGCTTTATCCTTTTGTGCTTCTCAGACCATTGACCATTTTTACTGTGATACTCGCCCCCTTCAGAGACTATCTTGTTCTGATCTCTTCACCCTTAAAATGGTTTCTTTCACCTTCTCTGGCCTCATTGTCTTCCCTACCATCATAGTTATTATTGTTTCTTATTTGTACATTGTGTCCACAGGTCTAAAGATACCCTCCACTGAGGGACGTCAGAAAGCCTTCTCAACTTGCAGCTCCCACCTGGGAGTCGTGAGTGTACTGTATGGTGCTGTCTCTTTTATGTATCTCACTCCTGACACATTTCCTGAGCTCAGTAAAGTGGCCTCCTTGTGTTACACCCTACTCACTCCCATGTTGAATCCTCTGATTTACTCTCTGAGAAACAAAGATGTCAAAGAAGCGCTATACAAACTTGTGGAGAAGAAAAGTACTATTCTGTGA
- the LOC133248734 gene encoding olfactory receptor 9S13-like, whose product MKSKLNRNFSEVTEFILLGFRTPPKLQILLFLACLLVYVVTLVGNISMIVVIKMNSRLQMPMYFFLRNLSYLDLCYSTVIAPKTLANFLSNEKKISYKGCVVQFFFFALFVTTEGFLLAVMAFDRFSAICSPLLYPVQMSPKLCVQLVTGSYVCGCINAVVQTSFTFSLRFCGENRLDHFFCDVPALIKISCVDTFVNKVVLFILSALIIITTTTTILVSYAYILSTVLKMPSTHGRSRTFSTCGSHIAVVSLFYGTVFFMYAQPGAISSPEKNKVVAVLYTLIIPMLNPLIYSLRNRDVKDAVKIILHSK is encoded by the coding sequence ATGAAGAGTAAGCTTAATAGGAACTTCTCAGAGGTGACTGAGTTTATTTTGCTGGGATTTAGAACCCCTCCAAAGCTACAGATCCTCCTGTTTCTAGCATGCCTGTTGGTCTATGTGGTCACTCTGGTGGGAAATATCAGCATGATAGTTGTCATTAAGATGAACTCCAGACTTCAAATGCCTATGTATTTCTTCCTCAGAAACTTGTCCTATTTAGATCTCTGCTACTCCACAGTCATTGCTCCCAAAACTTTAGCTAACTTCTTgtctaatgaaaagaaaatttcttacaAAGGCTGTGTcgtccaattttttttctttgctctgttTGTCACCACTGAGGGCTTTCTTCTGGCTGTCATGGCATTTGATAGATTCTCAGCCATTTGCTCCCCGCTCCTGTATCCTGTGCAAATGTCCCCAAAACTCTGTGTTCAACTGGTAACTGGATCCTATGTCTGTGGCTGCATTAATGCTGTAGTCCAAACAAGTTTCACCTTTAGTTTGCGTTTCTGTGGAGAAAACAGATTGGACCACTTTTTCTGTGATGTCCCAGCCCTGATCAAGATCTCCTGTGTGGACACCTTTGTGAACAAGGTTGTACTGTTTATTCTTTCTGctctcatcatcatcaccaccacaacTACCATTCTGGTTTCCTATGCATATATCCTCTCTACTGTCCTAAAGATGCCTTCAACTCATGGCAGGAGTAGGACTttctccacctgtggctcccaTATAGCAGTGGTTAGCTTATTCTACGGGACTGTGTTCTTCATGTATGCTCAACCTGGAGCCATCTCCTCACCAGAGAAGAACAAGGTTGTAGCTGTGCTCTACACCCTTATAATACCAATGTTAAATCCTCTAATATACAGTCTGAGAAATAGAGATGTgaaagatgctgtgaaaataaTATTACACAGTAAATGA